The Paenibacillus sp. FSL R7-0345 DNA segment AACATACCGGCGAACATTAAGGTTAACCACGCCATCGTTATGCCGCCTCCTTTGTTTTGGCTGAGCCGCTGTACAGCTTCAGGCCGAGTACACCCGCCAGCAGCAAGGCGATCAGCAGAAGCTTGACCGGTTTAACCGGCTCATCGAACAGAATCATTTCAGCCAGCACGGTGCCGGCGGTCCCGAGACCGGTGAATACCGCATACACCGTGCCGACCGGCAACTTAATGGAAGCGGTAATAATGAGATAGAACGATACGACAAGCGCAACTA contains these protein-coding regions:
- a CDS encoding SMR family transporter, which translates into the protein MNRSWIYIFIGALFEVVWVIGFKHADNVVTWGATVVALVVSFYLIITASIKLPVGTVYAVFTGLGTAGTVLAEMILFDEPVKPVKLLLIALLLAGVLGLKLYSGSAKTKEAA